The following proteins are encoded in a genomic region of Stigmatopora nigra isolate UIUO_SnigA chromosome 3, RoL_Snig_1.1, whole genome shotgun sequence:
- the LOC144194211 gene encoding uncharacterized protein LOC144194211, whose protein sequence is MKMEFSENDEENDTQCPAIYKSEPREDFCETDVTSSPEPEILRVKEEEEDEEEERETTQSTIVSVKCEEGESLSPPPSDNDKATTPQSSDHDDKDDVDAPRVKCPQCGKSFANKRSLKRHTIIHTGEKPFACSVCGRRFSRKYRLISHQGTHAKEKKTQARDQSWVCSVCGKIFSVNNALVRHMRNHTGERPFACPICSKTYADKKSMTRHSKTHTGEKPFACTLCDKSFYRKSHLTTHAMTHTGEKPFSCLVCRQNFAAKRSLTEHHQTKHMGEKPFSCPVCAKAFARRFSLKIHSIVHSGKKPFACGICGKVLGRKASLRAHKRTHTEQNPFVCSVCGRGFTSNCDLIRHTRTHTGERPFACLVCDKRFSSKDNLTQHTKTHTGETPFVCSLCGQGFSSKMNLATHVRKHTGEKPFVCAICGKGFFAKSHLAGHVVTHTGVKPFMCSVCGKSFYRKSALKIHSRTHTGEKPFSCSLCCQTFTSKQSLRAHTGTHTGEKPFLCSVCGKGFIRNRDLKIHTLGHTGEKPFVCFVCGKRFIEKSSFTYHKKTHTGEKPFTCSVCDKGFIQKSSLTKHKRTHTGEKPFPCSICTQKFSRKDDLKRHTINHSGEKPFSCPLCAQTFVRRSHLKRHSVTHTGEKPFTCSICGKGFSQKTTLTRHATKHINCDEERKE, encoded by the exons ATGAAGATGGAATTTAGCGAAAATGACGAAGAGAACGACACACAATGTCCAGCAATTTACAAGTCGGAGCCTCGGGAAGACTTTTGCGAAACAG ACGTCACCAGTAGTCCCGAGCCAGAGATCTTGCgggtaaaagaagaagaagaggatgaggaagaggagcggGAAACGACCCAATCGACAATTGTCAGTGTCAAATGCGAAGAAGGCGAAAGCCTCTCTCCTCCACCGTCGGATAACGACAAGGCAACAACGCCACAGTCTTCCGACCACGACGACAAAGACGACGTGGACGCGCCGCGTGTGAAATGTCCTCAGTGCGGCAAAAGTTTTGCCAACAAGAGATCGTTGAAAAGACACACCATCATCCACACGGGAGAGAAACCCTTCGCCTGCTCCGTCTGCGGTCGCAGATTCTCACGAAAGTATCGTTTAATCAGTCATCAAGGAACCCACGCCAAGGAGAAAAAGACACAAGCCAGAGACCAATCATGGGTCTGCTCCGTTTGTGGTAAAATCTTCTCTGTCAACAACGCTTTGGTCCGCCACATGAGAAACCACACCGGGGAGAGACCCTTTGCTTGCCCGATCTGTAGCAAAACCTACGCCGATAAGAAAAGTATGACCCGACACTCCAAAACACACACGGGGGAAAAACCGTTTGCCTGCACGCTGTGCGATAAAAGCTTCTACAGAAAGTCCCACTTGACAACCCACGCCATGACGCACACCGGGGAAAAACCTTTCTCCTGCTTGGTTTGTCGCCAAAACTTTGCCGCCAAGCGAAGTCTAACAGAGCACCACCAAACAAAGCACATGGGGgagaaacccttttcctgccCAGTTTGCGCCAAAGCGTTCGCCAGAAGGTTCTCTTTGAAAATTCACTCTATCGTGCACAGCGGGAAGAAACCGTTTGCCTGCGGCATTTGCGGTAAAGTACTCGGGAGAAAGGCAAGTTTGAGAGCTCACAAACGAACCCACACCGAACAAAACCCTTTTGTCTGTTCGGTTTGCGGTAGAGGCTTCACCAGTAACTGCGATCTCATAAGACACACACGAACCCACACCGGAGAAAGACCTTTTGCCTGCTTAGTTTGTGACAAAAGGTTTTCCAGCAAGGACAATTTAACACAGCACACTAAAACACATACAGGGGAAACACCCTTTGTCTGCTCgctttgtggtcaaggattctcTTCCAAGATGAACTTAGCAACACACGTAAGAAAACACACCGGCGAGAAGCCTTTTGTCTGCGCCATTTGCGGGAAAGGATTCTTTGCCAAGTCACACTTGGCGGGACACGTCGTGACGCACACGGGTGTGAAACCTTTCATGTGCTCGGTTTGCGGCAAATCTTTCTATCGGAAATCGGCTTTAAAAATACACTCGCGGACGCACACCGGAGAAAAGCCTTTTTCCTGCTCGCTATGTTGCCAAACGTTTACGTCTAAGCAAAGTCTACGAGCGCACACTGGTACGCACACTGGAGAGAAACCTTTTCTCTGCTCGGTATGTGGGAAAGGCTTCATCAGGAACCGCGATTTGAAAATACACACCTTGGGACACACTGGAGAAAAGCCTTTTGTGTGCTTCGTTTGCGGGAAAAGATTCATTGAAAAGTCCAGTTTCACATATCACAAAAAGACACACACGGGAGAGAAACCTTTCACCTGCTCGGTGTGCGATAAAGGATTCATTCAAAAGTCAAGCTTAACCAAGCACAAAAGAACACATACCGGTGAGAAACCTTTTCCTTGTTCAATTTGTACTCAAAAATTCTCTAGAAAGGAcgatttaaaaaggcacacgATAAACCACTCCGGCgagaaacccttttcctgccCGCTTTGTGCGCAAACTTTTGTGAGACGGtcacatttaaaaagacactcTGTGacacacactggggagaaaccttttacttgctcaatttgtggcaaaGGATTCTCTCAAAAGACAACTTTAACACGCCACGCAACAAAACACATTAATTGTGacgaagaaagaaaagaataa